The Alosa alosa isolate M-15738 ecotype Scorff River chromosome 9, AALO_Geno_1.1, whole genome shotgun sequence genome includes a region encoding these proteins:
- the rxfp3.2b gene encoding relaxin family peptide receptor 3.2b: protein MSRNDSIPTLESGECENMLEDSASVANNSEGTLSNLSLRCWLHLLTKESSSELHGDGSSTAVRVMIALVYSVVCGLGLVGNSLALYLLHSRYRQKQSSINCFVMALALTDLQFVLTLPFWAVDTVLDFRWPFGKVMCKIISSVTTMNMYASVFFLTAMSVARFYTVISSLKMHSRRASAVAAKWICLGIWLISLLATLPHAIYSTSAQFPGEELCLVRFPETGSWDPQLLLGLYQLQKVLLGFVIPLVVITVCYLLLLRFVLSRRISGVADSEQGCHKRRSKVTKSVVIVVLSFFLCWLPNQALTLWSVLIKFDLVPFSNAFYNTQAYAFPLTVCLAHTNSCLNPVLYCLVRQEFRAGLKELLLRAKPSFCSLSHLLPRKAKVAEAPTVLVLVQMDV, encoded by the coding sequence ATGTCAAGAAACGACAGCATCCCAACTCTGGAGTCGGGAGAATGTGAGAACATGTTAGAGGACAGCGCGTCAGTAGCCAATAATTCCGAGGGGACTTTGAGTAATCTCTCTTTACGTTGCTGGCTTCATCTACTGACAAAGGAATCTAGTTCAGAACTGCATGGAGACGGTTCCAGTACTGCTGTGCGCGTCATGATTGCGCTGGTTTACTCAGTAGTGTGTGGACTTGGTCTGGTGGGAAACTCTCTAGCATTGTATTTGTTGCACTCACGCTACAGACAAAAACAATCTTCCATTAATTGTTTTGTTATGGCTTTGGCACTTACTGACCTACAATTTGTTCTCACACTACCCTTTTGGGCTGTAGACACTGTCCTTGACTTCCGCTGGCCATTTGGAAAGGTGATGTGTAAAATCATCAGTTCTGTCACCACCATGAACATGTATGCCAGTGTTTTCTTCCTGACAGCCATGAGTGTGGCACGCTTTTACACGGTTATCTCATCCCTGAAGATGCACAGCCGCCGTGCGTCTGCTGTCGCAGCTAAGTGGATATGCCTGGGTATCTGGCTCATTTCGCTTCTGGCCACTCTGCCCCATGCAATCTACTCAACCAGTGCCCAGTTCCCAGGCGAGGAGCTGTGCCTGGTACGCTTCCCCGAGACAGGCAGTTGGGACCCCCAGCTCCTCCTCGGCTTGTACCAGTTGCAGAAGGTACTGCTGGGCTTCGTCATCCCCCTGGTGGTGATCACCGTGTGCTATCTCCTTCTACTGCGCTTCGTGCTGAGCCGCCGCATCAGCGGCGTAGCGGACAGCGAGCAGGGCTGCCACAAGCGCCGCTCCAAAGTCACCAAGTCCGTTGTCATCGTCGTGCTCTCGTTCTTCCTCTGCTGGCTGCCCAACCAGGCACTGACCCTGTGGAGCGTGCTCATCAAGTTTGACCTGGTGCCCTTCAGCAACGCCTTCTACAACACCCAGGCCTACGCCTTCCCACTCACTGTCTGCCTGGCGCACACCAACAGCTGTCTCAACCCCGTGCTCTACTGCCTCGTCCGGCAAGAGTTCCGCGCCGGCCTCAAGGAGCTTCTGCTCCGGGCCAAACCCTCCTTCTGCAGCCTCAGCCACCTGCTGCCACGCAAGGCTAAAGTGGCAGAGGCACCCACTGTGCTGGTCCTGGTGCAAATGGATGTCTGA